In Calditrichota bacterium, one genomic interval encodes:
- a CDS encoding PorV/PorQ family protein, producing MRAQKSDPRSPRPVLLLVCVAAVQVLIVPGVLAQSKTGTTIGQFLLIEPSARYAAMGNAGVASCDDIGAVYYNPGALGRLQGYGLQVTHSEWLADISYDYVAALVGAGQIGNLLFTVTSLQSGEIDVRTVEQPLGTGERYTVSNIALGVGYGRQVTDRFSMGVQVSYVQETIWHSSLATVAINVGTLYNLTTSGLRLGASISNFGLGARYQGRDLRIQYDNDPTRYGDNSSLPGEVYTEKYPLPVLFRVGLSWPFRISERHQLSAAVTAFHPSDNTESISFGAEWRMFGSVALRAGYQNLFLKDSEVGLTLGAGARLALGDTELQIDYAWADHGRLEYTQRFSLGFSF from the coding sequence ATGAGAGCGCAAAAGTCTGATCCCCGCAGTCCGCGCCCGGTTCTTCTGTTGGTGTGCGTGGCGGCAGTGCAGGTGCTGATCGTCCCGGGCGTCTTGGCGCAAAGCAAGACTGGCACCACCATCGGCCAGTTCTTGCTCATCGAGCCCAGTGCCCGCTACGCAGCGATGGGGAACGCGGGCGTGGCCTCCTGCGACGACATTGGCGCCGTGTACTACAATCCCGGCGCATTGGGTCGCCTGCAGGGGTACGGTCTGCAGGTGACCCACAGCGAATGGCTGGCGGACATCTCCTACGACTATGTGGCGGCGTTGGTGGGGGCCGGGCAGATTGGCAACTTGCTTTTCACGGTGACCTCGCTTCAGTCTGGTGAAATCGACGTGCGGACGGTGGAGCAGCCACTGGGCACCGGAGAAAGGTACACGGTGTCTAATATCGCGCTTGGCGTTGGTTACGGTCGCCAGGTTACGGACCGGTTCTCCATGGGTGTGCAAGTGAGCTATGTGCAAGAGACCATCTGGCACAGCTCTCTGGCCACGGTGGCCATTAACGTGGGAACGCTGTACAATCTCACCACCAGCGGTTTGCGGCTGGGCGCGAGCATTTCGAACTTTGGCCTTGGCGCACGCTACCAGGGGCGGGACTTGCGCATCCAGTACGACAATGACCCCACTCGCTACGGAGACAACAGCAGTCTGCCAGGGGAGGTCTATACGGAGAAGTATCCGCTGCCGGTCCTTTTTCGCGTGGGGCTTAGCTGGCCTTTCCGCATCAGTGAGCGGCACCAGCTCTCTGCGGCTGTCACTGCCTTTCACCCAAGCGACAACACGGAAAGCATCAGTTTCGGCGCGGAGTGGCGGATGTTCGGCAGCGTAGCGCTGCGCGCAGGCTACCAGAACCTATTCCTCAAGGATTCCGAGGTCGGGCTCACTTTGGGCGCCGGAGCGCGATTGGCTTTGGGCGATACGGAGTTGCAGATCGACTACGCGTGGGCCGACCACGGACGCCTGGAGTACACGCAGCGCTTCTCCCTGGGGTTCAGCTTCTGA
- a CDS encoding sugar ABC transporter substrate-binding protein has product MRLSGWTKVALGALGLLGLLGCSRQREPAGKVVTMWAIGAEGERLGPLVEWFMRENPGVRLYVQTIPWSAAHEKLITAVAGGTQPDLCQLGNTWMPEFHAMQALAPLDSFIAASAVVKPERYFSGPWASGVFGGKVYGVPWYVETRVLFYRTDLLAEAGFSTGPRTWDELYEACRRLTADTDGDGRPDRYGLTLPVNVWEELLFFTWQAGGRILADDMFTPAVTSEQSKDAWRFYVRFFRDGLVPVTSGLLTDLFQAFESGYYAMFFSGPWMLSQVAQNCPRLTGRWSVVPMPAFRTRDSWAGGSNLVIFRKAKHKAEAWKVIEFLSRVEVQKQWYHLTSDLPAVEDAWQDSSLAANPLIQVFHEQLQHTRPAPQVPEWEQIASRINRWLEAAVYGKVTVDQAVEGLARDIESIMRKRPAQHRHAGRLLPADPSRAQPLEVGRS; this is encoded by the coding sequence GTGAGGCTCAGCGGCTGGACAAAGGTTGCTCTCGGTGCCTTAGGCCTGCTTGGTCTGCTTGGGTGCTCGCGGCAAAGGGAGCCTGCGGGGAAGGTGGTCACCATGTGGGCCATAGGCGCCGAGGGGGAGCGGCTTGGACCGCTGGTAGAATGGTTCATGCGCGAGAATCCAGGAGTGCGCCTGTACGTCCAGACGATTCCCTGGAGCGCTGCGCACGAGAAGCTCATCACCGCCGTTGCCGGTGGCACCCAGCCTGACCTTTGTCAACTCGGCAACACTTGGATGCCCGAGTTCCACGCCATGCAAGCCCTCGCTCCTTTGGACAGTTTCATCGCTGCATCGGCTGTGGTCAAACCGGAGCGATACTTCTCCGGACCCTGGGCATCAGGCGTGTTCGGGGGCAAAGTTTATGGTGTGCCCTGGTATGTGGAGACCAGGGTCCTCTTCTACCGCACGGACCTCCTGGCCGAGGCAGGCTTTTCCACTGGACCGCGTACCTGGGACGAGCTGTACGAAGCGTGTCGGCGACTCACTGCGGACACCGATGGGGACGGCAGGCCGGACCGTTACGGGCTAACGCTGCCGGTGAACGTCTGGGAGGAGCTGCTCTTTTTTACCTGGCAGGCAGGTGGTCGTATACTGGCCGACGACATGTTTACCCCTGCGGTGACCTCCGAGCAGAGCAAAGATGCATGGCGCTTCTACGTCCGGTTTTTCCGTGATGGGTTGGTCCCCGTGACCAGTGGCCTCCTGACCGATCTGTTCCAGGCGTTCGAGAGCGGCTACTATGCGATGTTCTTCTCAGGGCCTTGGATGCTAAGCCAGGTGGCGCAGAACTGTCCGCGGCTGACCGGCCGCTGGAGCGTGGTGCCTATGCCCGCGTTTCGCACGCGTGATTCCTGGGCGGGCGGCAGCAACTTGGTGATCTTCCGCAAGGCGAAGCACAAGGCTGAGGCCTGGAAGGTCATCGAATTCCTTTCGCGCGTCGAGGTGCAGAAGCAGTGGTATCACTTGACCTCTGACTTGCCGGCGGTGGAAGATGCGTGGCAGGACAGCAGCTTGGCGGCCAACCCGCTCATCCAAGTCTTCCATGAACAGCTGCAGCACACGCGGCCGGCGCCCCAGGTGCCCGAATGGGAGCAGATCGCCAGCCGCATCAACCGGTGGCTGGAAGCGGCGGTGTATGGAAAGGTGACCGTGGACCAGGCGGTTGAAGGCCTGGCAAGGGATATCGAGAGCATCATGCGCAAGCGCCCTGCCCAGCACAGGCACGCTGGGCGCTTGCTGCCAGCAGACCCCAGCAGAGCTCAGCCTCTGGAGGTGGGACGGTCGTGA
- a CDS encoding sugar ABC transporter permease: MSLSDLSLYSLGDWRLTSFVGFANYAALLRDGLFWRALANTFYFVLVAGPVTVGVSFVAALALNSRLVKLRSVFRLGFFMPVVTTLVAVAVVWRWIYHPRFGLLNYLLSVIGIQGPDWLATTTWAMPALILMAVWKNFGYNMIIFLAGLQSIAPSYYEAARIDGANAWQSTWRITVPLLGPTTLFVSIVTTIGYLQFFAEPYIMTQGGPLDSTLSVVLLMYQEAFKFWNMGYAAAIAFTLFAVILLLTLAQMRTQRRHL, encoded by the coding sequence ATGAGCCTCTCGGATCTCAGCCTCTACTCCTTGGGGGATTGGCGCCTGACTTCCTTTGTTGGCTTCGCCAACTACGCCGCCCTGCTGCGCGACGGTCTGTTCTGGCGCGCGCTGGCTAACACCTTCTACTTTGTGCTTGTCGCCGGGCCGGTGACGGTCGGCGTTTCCTTCGTTGCGGCATTGGCGCTCAATTCGCGGCTGGTCAAGCTGCGAAGCGTCTTCCGGCTGGGGTTCTTCATGCCCGTGGTGACCACGCTGGTCGCGGTCGCGGTCGTCTGGCGGTGGATCTATCACCCCCGTTTTGGCCTGCTCAACTACCTGCTGTCGGTCATTGGCATCCAGGGCCCGGATTGGCTGGCAACTACAACGTGGGCCATGCCGGCACTCATTCTGATGGCGGTGTGGAAGAACTTTGGCTACAATATGATCATCTTCTTGGCAGGGCTGCAGAGCATTGCCCCTTCCTACTACGAGGCGGCGCGCATCGACGGGGCAAATGCCTGGCAGAGCACGTGGCGGATCACCGTGCCCCTTTTGGGCCCGACCACGCTCTTTGTGAGCATTGTGACTACCATCGGCTACCTGCAGTTCTTCGCCGAGCCGTACATCATGACGCAGGGAGGCCCACTGGACAGCACGCTTTCGGTGGTGCTGCTGATGTACCAGGAAGCGTTCAAGTTCTGGAACATGGGCTACGCAGCGGCAATCGCCTTCACGCTTTTCGCGGTGATTCTGCTGTTAACCTTGGCACAGATGCGCACGCAGAGGCGCCACTTGTGA
- a CDS encoding carbohydrate ABC transporter permease, whose product MAIWPTSKSVLLHLALVVVFAITLAPFAWMVSTSLKPTGASFTLPPQWIPRPATLVQYKTLFAQMNFARATLNSLVVAVSVTVLGLFINSLAGFAFAKYQFPGRQRLFGLLLASMMIPGQVAMLPLFMMFNKLGLLNNYLGLIIPGMASMFGIFLLKQFMMSIPDALLDSARIDGASEWRIYWQVVLPLTKPALATLAVFSFMGAWNDFLWPLIVMTKQSMYTLPVALANLTGEEHRTQYELLMAGSVVVILPIAIAFLAMQRFYMSGITAGSVKE is encoded by the coding sequence ATGGCGATTTGGCCAACGAGCAAGTCGGTGCTGCTGCACTTAGCTTTGGTGGTCGTGTTCGCGATCACCCTGGCGCCTTTTGCCTGGATGGTCTCCACGTCGCTGAAACCGACTGGCGCCTCGTTCACCTTGCCGCCGCAGTGGATTCCGCGTCCGGCGACCTTGGTGCAGTACAAGACGCTGTTTGCGCAGATGAACTTTGCTCGCGCCACGCTCAACAGCCTGGTCGTCGCAGTCTCAGTGACTGTGCTGGGGCTTTTCATCAATTCGCTCGCCGGGTTCGCTTTCGCCAAGTACCAGTTCCCTGGGCGGCAGAGGCTCTTCGGCCTGTTGTTGGCGTCGATGATGATCCCAGGGCAGGTGGCCATGTTGCCCCTGTTCATGATGTTCAACAAGCTGGGCCTGCTCAACAACTACCTTGGCCTGATTATTCCCGGCATGGCCAGCATGTTCGGTATCTTTCTGCTCAAGCAGTTCATGATGTCGATTCCCGATGCGCTGTTGGATTCGGCGCGCATCGATGGGGCGAGCGAGTGGCGCATCTACTGGCAGGTGGTGCTGCCTTTGACCAAACCTGCCTTAGCGACTTTGGCCGTGTTCAGCTTCATGGGGGCCTGGAACGACTTTCTCTGGCCCCTCATCGTCATGACCAAGCAGTCGATGTACACTCTGCCGGTGGCCCTGGCCAACCTGACCGGGGAGGAACACCGCACCCAATACGAATTGCTGATGGCTGGCTCGGTGGTGGTAA